The Trichomycterus rosablanca isolate fTriRos1 chromosome 19, fTriRos1.hap1, whole genome shotgun sequence region GACCAGGACCATCAGAAGGTTGTGAGTTTAATACTCACTGTGTGCATTCTGTGGTTTTTCCTTTGCTCTGATAGTCCATGATACGCTGGATCAGGTGGTGATTTTCATCCAGCATCTGGGtaagaaataaacacacaacgTCTGAGCTCAGTCTGTacacactatacagccaaaagtatgtggacacccgaccataagcttgttggacgtcccattccaaACCCTTGAACCCTGAATCCTTCTAGTAATGCTTTCTATGATCTTTTGTATTGTGTCTCCATATAGTCAGGCACAATCGACATTCCAGCTAACAACTAAATAgaatcatttctgtaaaatataTTAGACGCCTCCGACTTTGtgttaacagtttagggaaggcccattcCTGGTCCAGCATGACTGAGTCCATAAAGACACGATCTGACACTCCAGGGCCAGGGCTTCTGGTctgacatcagtgcctgacccctAAATGTGTAGACatctccacagacacactaaccTTGTGGAGGAGATTTCTAaaagagcggagactgtgaagGCAGCAAATTAAGGTTCAGATCATGGTCAGATTTTCTTATAAGGTTTAAAATATCACATTTACATTCGTCGAAATGAacataaatttataaataatacatcaAACAGAACCAGTAAAATTAAAAGAATGAATCCTTATACATTAAAACACGTTCATTTTAACATAAAAGCAACTGTTACTTGCAACTGCaacttttactttacttttacaacTTTTAAGATCACTTATTACTTATTGTTCTGCTTCcacaacattaaacacaaatataactaataaactcacaataaatacaaaccctattaaataaatcacattCCCTAAATATTATATTGACCTTCTGGATGCTCTGCTGGGTCACATCTGCTTTCCCTCTCGGGCGTGTGGATGAAAATGTGACTGACATTCTTTATAAATCCTGATGAATTTCtttataatgattttattctAATATTTATTCTAACGCTCTCAGCGCCCGTCACACACAGAGCCCAGTCCGTCACACTGCTGTGCTACAGAAACAGGGGTGTTATTCCATCCAAACAGGTTTCTGTTTCACTAACATGCTCATTCtgttacaaataaatataaatcaacAATAAACACCGTAATATCATAACAGAGAGAAACTTAATACTGTTCTAAAGAGTAAAAATGATGATAGTAAAGCTGTGATGTAAACCCAAACCCCCATGTTTAGTACAGATGGTACAGTCCGGGTCGCTTCTGTAAGTGTGTTTAGATCGAATCTCATTCTCGGAGCGCTTTACGCTTCATTTTGTGCGGAACTCCGCAGAGCTGAAGCTTCACTACACAAACAGCGCTCCTGCAAAACCACGCCCACATCAAGTGCCCCAAACTGTGATTGGTCAGGACCAGGTTGTTTTGGCGTgcatcatttaataataataatatcaataatagtataatgataataataataatattgatgataattataataaatattaataataataaataaataataataaataataataataataataatgataataataaacaataataataaacaataataataataacataaaaaaaaaaaataataataataataaatattaataataataatactactaaataataattaaaaataaatattaataataataataatgacaataataaaaaataaataataataataataataatgataatgataatgatgataaataataacaacaataataataataacaataacaataataataataaataatattaccaataataataataaataataataacgatactaataataatattattaataataataataataaataatacaaaaatgataataataagagtaaaataataataataaataaaagtaacgAGGAATTATGAGGACATGGTACAAAGTGACACGACATTATGAAGCTTTCAGTACAAACAAAGCATTTCAGTTGCTTTAGTTTGATGCTGCCTattttagaaaacccacaataaaattattttaaaaaaataaaataaaataagataaataaaaaaatcataataatacaactattattagtaataaatgtaataattattataatagtaataaaatgacaatacataaaatgttaataaatctaataatagaaataacaatattataataataataaattaataattataatattgataaaataatagttaatataactgtaatacaaataaaatgaaataataaattaaataataaaactatttataaataatagttactataataattattattttatataatagttaatattagttatataatagttgttattatataatataataataacaactattcccaggtggggtgtttcgggtcctttctgtgtggagtttgcatgttctccccgtgtctgtgtgggtttcctccgggtgctccggtttccttccacagcacaaaggcgtgtaagtgaggtgaactggagacactaaatagttcatgatattaaacttgaactgatgaatcttgtgtaagcagtaactacctgtacaGTCATGactggaaccaaagtgtaaaacatgatgttacaatcctaataaataaataaataaatacataaataaataaataaataaacaaataaataaataaataaataaataaataaataaataaataaataaataaataaataaataaataaataaatatctagaACCTGAAGTGATGTGACAGGTGCCGCTGGGAGGCGCTGCTGAGTTCTTTTCTCTCATTCATTCGGATTAGTTTCACTTTTACTTTTTGGAAACGAAGCGAAGCAGCAGTGAAGCATAAATCATCCATCAGAAgtgattaattattataaactgtAGATCAGGATGAGTTATGATCGAGCTATCACTGTCTTCTCTCCTGATGGACACTTGTTCCAGGTGGAATATGCTCAGGAGGCGGTGAAGAAAGGATCAACAGCAGTGAGTTTCACCAACACACGCCATGACACACCATtatacaccatcacacaccaatacacaccaacacacaccaacacacaccaatacacaccaacacacaccaacacacaccatcaaacaccatcacacaccaGTATACACCAGTATACACCAACACAAACCATCACGATTAACCAGCTGCCAAAATAATCCAAATATTCTCAACTACTGGTGACTATAACTTTAGTTACTCACATCATTAATGGTTATTAACAACAGGTTTATTAAAGATCTGGAATTGATGACCATTGAATAAAAATAAGATTTAGGTCACCTGAGCTTGTAGAGTGTTGTTCAGATCATAACCAGGGGGAGAAACTTGATACTGGCATCAATAGATCAAaagcaaatgtattttatttacctaCAGATTTTAGTTCTTATTCTATATACATTGTTTTATcaaaagattaaaaccacccaatagagggatctgttagatgtggatctgatggtgaaaGTTGTGGAAACGACTTTCTGGGTGATTTGTAGGTGGGGGTGAGAGGGAAGAACATCGTCGTACTCGGGGTGGAGAAGAAATCCGCCGCCATGCTTCAGGACGACCGAACTGTGAGGAAGATCTGCGCTCTGGACGACAACGTCTTCATGGCTTTCGCTGGTGAGATATGACACTGCCCTGTCCATTATATTTCTGCCTTCCTGACGGGGATCGATGAGTTTGATGTAGAGGAACTTTAGCGGCCCactcagagccctgacctcgccCCGACTGGTCacttctgggatgaattggaacggcAGGTGCCTGACCTCACGGGTGCTcgcttgactgaatgggcacaaattcccacagacacacaaaatGCCTACTGAAAAGCCCGTTCAGAGGAGCGGAGACTAGAAACTTCTGCAGTTCTTTATACACTACATtatcaaaagtattaggacgcctgaccgtgagcttgtcggacgtcccaaaTGCTTTTCAAACAGAGCAACAGAGCCACCTCTGTGCTTTGAAGTGTGAAGACTTTGAAGAGTGtctgtatgggaatttgtgcctattcagtcagtATAACTAggtgctgattgatcagtcggtattccggttcatcccagagctcacagagggctctgtgcaggacactggagcttatTGGTTTTTAAAGCGAGATTTCTTCATGTCTCAATAGATTAGATGATTCAGTGATTAGAAGGGGcgttccaatacttttgaccatatagtgtatgttaggGGTTCTCTGCCAGCCATCGTGAGCTCTTAAGGAAAATCCATTTTACTATATATTTCTGTACTGGTTACTGTGGTGAACTGTACTGGTTATACTGGTTACTGTGCTGAATTGTACTGGTTATACTGGTTACTGTGGTGAACAGGCCTGACTGCAGATGCCAGGATTATAGTAAACAGAGCCAGGGTCGAATGCCAGAGTCACAGGTTGTTGGTGGAGGATCCGGTGACGGTGGAGTACATCACCCGCTTCATCTCCAACATGAAACAGGTACGGCACCAGTATCAGATTCACTGCTGAACCAGTCAAACCATCTAAAGAGCGTCTGAATTTCTGTGCAGCGTTACACACAGAGCAACGGGCGTCGACCTTTCGGGATTTCCTCCCTGATCATGGGCTTCGATTTCGATGGCACGCCCAGTCTGTACCAGACTGACCCGTCCGGAACGTATCACGCCTGGAAGGTAAGAGGGTCCCAAATTTGAATTGTTTACGCATCGTGTAAAAACATTCACTTCCCGTGTGTGTGTCGTGTCCAGGCGAACGTAATCGGCAGGTCTGCAAAAACGGTTCGGGAATTCCTGgagaagaactacaaagagGAGGACATGGAGTCGGACGAGCTGGTCCTGAAACTGGCCGTCAGGGCCCTCATGGAGGTACGGACGCTTTCGCCATTTTCACTTATTTAACTCTAAAACAGGCAGCGTGCACCAGATACAACATATTTAACATCCTATAGGAGACAGAGTTAAACGTTATCATTAATCAGAAGTCTTGTCTGGTATGAGTAtgtaggtcacatgacttggTCTAGTTTATTGGTCCTGGTTTTGTCAGCGTGCTCAGAAATCATCATGGTCACCAGTGGTGAAGGACTTATCGACCAAGTGGCCACCAATtacatattaattattatttttaatacatgaAAACAATGGTTGTGGTCCTATTCAGCAACTTTTCAATTCTGTTTCCCACGAGATACGTTAACAGATTACGGGTAGAAATTTGGTCAATGTGTCGCATTTAAAATTGAGTTTTAAACAGGAAGACGTGTTGATATTTACTGCAAAATGGGATAACGGGTGTGTTGGAAaagctagtgatctctctacatagagaaggaggctgttcgaaatcctaaaTGCCTTAATATTCTCACTACTGAggtatcttaatatttcaagaacgagtgagcatagGAAgcatccttagtgatcaaggcaatcccagcataaaaaaaattaataaaaaaacatggctgacagtGCAGAGAAacgaagttattttcaaatgtaaataaattattagtttaacttgtataaactcgcacaagtgtttttatttgcaaattcgggccgttttcggtacacggagggagacgttagttgacatgttagcgcgctgagccaccccatcccattggtttgaatggcaagatgccaactgtgttagcttagtaagcgaaaccctaTGTCCAAGTAGTGTtcgaataatctgccttataagtcgttaaattattagaatcctctctactgaggcagctgcctgtgtaggcagtaagacagcaaggcagctcaccaggTTTTAGAACACACCTATCATCATGCACAGGTATGCATGTTAGAGCATAATCATATTTTCCTGCAGGGCGTCAGTTAGCTCGTTTTAGGTCAAAATACAGGCGAAAAGAGGAATGAAAGAGGATTAAAGCTCTTCAGATTCAGAGTCTAGTGATGATGAGGAAATAATTTCAGGCAGCAGGGGAGacagtgtgttcgaaaacctactgcctcagtagagaggattctaataagtgaatgacttataagtcaggttatttcgAACACGCTACTTCGACAGCGATTCCATTGGGTTTCGCTTattaagctaacagttagcatcatgccattcaaaccaatggaaaagggtggcacagtgcactaacatgtcaactaacatctccctccaggtaccgaaaacggttaaattcactgacgagcccgaacttacaaataaaaacacttgttaagttaaaaatcactaatcatttatttaagtttGAAAATAACGTTTCtctgcaccgtcagccatgttttggttttttttctgtgagagaagagctgccgcactgaatgctgggattgccttgatcactaaggacgcttccgatgctcactcgttcttgagtcaaaataacattgaaattttaagatgcctaactaggcagcatattaaggcatctaggatttcgaacagcctcattctcgggagcgcagcgtaggatgacgtaaaatgcatctatgtagagagagctAGCTGTTCCAACACACCCAGTGAGTGAGGGAAGTTCCACTGAGGAGGAAGAGTTGCCTGTTCTCAATAGACGGGACCACGGTTACTTACGATCCCCAAGACCTGTTGATGTCCTCCATGATCAAATCGATCACTTCACAGTTTTTAGTGACAAGAAAAGATGCACGTTGTGCCCGACAGACAACCATCTCATGTCAGAAATGTGGTGTTAATTTGTGCATCACCACCGGGGAAAAGCACACGAAACCACTTCCCAATTccacaataaatgaataaagagtGATTGTGAGAGTGGGAGGCACTGTGGGGCATTTTTTGTAAAATTTACCTTTTCTACACCTTAATATGGCCACGTATCCTGATACAACACATTTACAAAAGTTTGAAATGTTTCACTTGGGTGCAAAGGAGATAAGGaagaacattattttatttttttatttttttaaactaatccTCCACACTTGGCTGTTTAAggattaatttcattttattgtgGTGATCAAAGTAAACCAGCAGCCAGAACGTTTACCTAGAAAAGTAGAAAGTCATTTGGTTCTCGGTCTCATTTGGATTAGTGTGCCAGTCTGGAAGAGACGTTCGGGTTCTTAATGCAGCTTTAACTCAAACGGTGCCAAATGTATCTGCTCGTCTTTACAGGTGGTTCAGAGCGGCAGCAAAAACATCGAACTGGCGACGATGAAGCGCGGCGAGACCATGAAGGTTCGACCCCTTTCAGTTCTCAGAAATTCTCCGACTCCGAATGATGCACCGAATCACTCGAGTTATCTAACTTTACATTTCTGCACTGCAGATtttagaccctgaccaggtggcAAAAATCGTTTCAGATCTGGAGAAAGAAAAGGAGGAAGCGGAGAGGAAAAAGAAAGCAGCAACAGCGTCAGTCATGATCAACACACTCCAGTAACTCCAGTTCAGCCAGTTCCATTTTATTAGTACAAAGTTCCCAGTTAATAACGTACAAAGAAAatacaaaggaaaaaaaaacaaatatcaaAACATAAATGAATATTTGGGGAACGTGTGCCTGGGCTGACCTGAGATTCATATTTACATCCTGCACTTTAATATTTACAATCaaagcagaaataaaagtgctttCCTTATTCATTATTGAATTAAATGATGACGGATCGAGTCACTGTGCATTTCAGATTGTGCAATTATTTTCTTTCACAATAACATTTCACATTAATCACTAATAGCAGCGATCGTACACCaaccaaaagaaaagaaaaacaatccaAGTCTTATAGACTGGAAAAAGAATTAAGTTCAGCTGAAGTGTATAAATCAACCGAAGTCACTCAACAATCCAGAAAGAAAAATTACAGACatgtttatttacatgtgaGGAGTCTCCAACATCTGCAAGAGAGGGAAAGGAAACGATTATAAACACactgataaggcataacattaaaaccacctcattgtttctactctgcatgctttgttaccccctttcaccctgttcttcaaatggtcaggacccccacagagcaggtattatttaggtggtggatgattctcagcactgcagtgacactgacatggtggtggtgtgttagtgtgtgttgtgctggtatgagtggatcagacagcagcgctgctggagtttttaaacagtcactgctggactgagaatagtccaccaaccaaaaatatccagcagacagcaccccgtgggcagcgtcctgtgaccactgattaagatctagaagatgaccgactcaaacagcagcaatagatgagcgatcgtctctgactttacatctacaaggtggagcaactaggtaggattgtctaagagtggacagtgagtagacacggtgtttaaaaactccagcagcgctgctgtgtctgatccactcataccagcacaacacacactaacacacaccaacaccatgtcagtgtcactgcagtgctgagaatcatccaccacctaaataatacctgctctgtgggggtcctgaccatcgaagaacagcatgtagagaaacagatggattacagtcagtaattgtagaactacaaagtgcttctatatgtaaggggagctgataaaatggacagtgagtgtagaaacaaggaggtggttttaatgttatggctgatcagtgtataggtaATATTTACAATTTGCTCAAAAATGTTGATTAAATGGCCCAAAAAACCCTCAGAACCATGCATTATGGAAAGACCACTACTGACTGCTGCTCAGTCACCCACCACAGTTCTTCTATAGTGCAGGTAGGTGTAGCATCAGCTTCCAAGTACTAGATACAAACCAGTTCCGTTCCGAGGGGGTTCATTAACCCAAGAGTCCAGCTAATCAGACTCCAATCTAGCCTGCGTATTAAATCCTGCAGCTatttacactgaccaggcataacattatgtgtatattataacattatataaccagtgaagtgaataatactgattatctcgtcatcactgcacctgttattggggggggggtatatcaggcagcaggtgaacattttatcctcaaagttgatgttagaagcagaaaaatgggcgagcgtgaggatctgagggccgaattgtgacggctagacgacgggtcagggcatctccaaaactgcagctcttgtggggtgttttccggtctgcagtggtcagtatctatcaaaagtgctccaaggagggaacagtggtaaaccaggcagccaaggctcactgatgcccgtgtggtccgatctaacagacgagctcctgtagctcagactgctgaagaagttcatgctggttctgatagaaaggtgtcagaatacacagggcagcacagtttgttgtgtatggggcagcactgctgcagaccagtcagggtgcccatgctgacctgccgaaagcaccaacaatggccATGTGAGCATCAAAactggaggccccacctcacaacttacaggagttaaaggttCTGCTGCAGACATCTTGATGCCAGGTACcatcaggggtctagtggagtccatgcctcgacgggtcagggctgatTTGGCAACAAAAGGGTGgctaacacaatattaggaagatggtcataaaTGTTATGCTCGATCGGCATATACATGCTAAAGAAATATCTATTTATTACAGGTGTCTTTTAATGGCAGGACAGGTATTCTTGTTTGTCTGCTCATTTTATCTcgtctttatattttggggtCACTTTATATCTTCATTTTTATGGCTGTGAGGGACATTAAAACTGTTCTCGTGTTGTCTGGTGTAAGAATTTAATCTTtccttataaaataaaactgctggTCCAACATAAACTGTCCGACAGGCAGGAAAGGACGATGTTTCCACCGAGTCTCAGCATCACAAGCGAGACATTAGATGCTTTTAAACCTGATACCAGACACTGGGTTTAGCATATAGCACAACAGTTAAAGCAGGTCCACCACTTGATAAAGCCACAGGTGACCAGGTCCAAATAAACAGTAATGATGCTCtgctcaccaccaccaagcacCAGAGATGTGAACTAACCCACTGCTTCAATAATTGTGTTTATATCAATATTTTTGATGTATTGCACACACACGTTTCACATCTCTCAAAGCTCGTTAGGACACCAGCCTTTACAGctagatttgaacccagatcaaTTGTGCACCACTTGAGCACTGAATAAACTTACTGCATTAATGCATTACTGAACCAGTTAACCAGTATAAACCGTTGATCAAATTAAACGAATAATGAAAGCGAAGAAGCTTTAGTTTACTCACCGGTTCACGCCCTGCCGGTCCCCACGGCCTGCTGAGCCGGGAGACGCTGGTTCATTCCTCTTCCTCTCCTCCCTCGGACTCCACCTCGAAAACCACGGCCTCTCAG contains the following coding sequences:
- the LOC134333227 gene encoding proteasome subunit alpha type-7-B-like, which encodes MSYDRAITVFSPDGHLFQVEYAQEAVKKGSTAVGVRGKNIVVLGVEKKSAAMLQDDRTVRKICALDDNVFMAFAGLTADARIIVNRARVECQSHRLLVEDPVTVEYITRFISNMKQRYTQSNGRRPFGISSLIMGFDFDGTPSLYQTDPSGTYHAWKANVIGRSAKTVREFLEKNYKEEDMESDELVLKLAVRALMEVVQSGSKNIELATMKRGETMKILDPDQVAKIVSDLEKEKEEAERKKKAATASVMINTLQ